Part of the Flavobacteriales bacterium genome, CCGGAATATTGGTTTCGTAGTAGTCGTTCACCATGATCTTGCCTTTATCGGTCGCTATGCCTACCTCTTCGAGTCCGATATTCTCTATGTTAGCTTGCACACCTACGGCACTCAAGACCACGTCGGCATCCAACACCTCTTCGCCCTTCTTGTTCTTCACGTTGACCTTGCAAGCCTTGCCCGATGTATCCACAGAAGTTACTTCGGCGCTGGTCATGATGTTGATACCGGCCTTCTTGAACGAACGGGCCAATTGCTTCGATACTTCCTCGTCCTCCACGGGTACGATGTTGTCCATATACTCCACGATGGTCACTTCCGTACCCATCGACGCATATACGTAAGCGAATTCCACACCGATGGCTCCCGATCCAACGACCACCATTTTCTCGGGCTGCTTTTCTCGGGTCATGGCCTCGCGATAGCCAATGATCTTTTTACCATCTTGTGGCAGACTCGGAAGCTGACGCGAACGCGCTCCCGTAGCTATGATGATGTTCTTGGCCGAAACGGTCTTCGCATTGCCGTCGGCATCGGTCACCTCGATCTTCTTGCTCGGCTTTACGACACCGGTTCCGTTGATGACCTCGATCTTGTTCTTCTTCATCAAGAACTCTACACCTTTGCTCATGCCGTTGGCCACGTCGCGGCTGCGACCGATCACGGCGCTAAAATCTTTATCGTATCCGTCGACCTTGAGGCCGTAGTCTTCGGCGTGCTTCAAATAATCGAAAACATTGGCGCTCTTGATGAGGGCCTTGGTCGGAATACATCCCCAGTTCAGGCAAACTCCGCCCAAATTCTCTTTCTCGATGACAGCCGTTTTAAGGCCCAGTTGCGATGCGCGAATGGCGGCGACATAGCCTCCCGGCCCGCTGCCCAATACGATCAAATCAAAATCCATGGATGTATATTTTTATGTTTTCAATGCTGCTGCGAATTTAGGAAATTTGAAGCCATGCACTATACCTTCCGATGCCCTAATGTCACCGACCACTACCTGCACATCGAACTCGAGATCGATGATCCGGGCGATGGTGACCTTTTTCTGCAACTTCCGGCATGGCGACCAGGTCGGTACGAGTTGCAAAATTTTGCCAAGAACGTTCGAAGTGTTCGGGCCCTGCGGGCCGATGGGCAACCGCTCCCTATAAAGAAGATCGGTAAGGACCGATGGCACATCCGGCCGCAGGCCGAAATATATATTTCGATCCATTATCAGTATTACGCCAACCAGCTCGACGCGGGCGGAACGTTCATCGACAACGACCAATGGTACATTAATCCTTGTACGTGCTGCATGTACGTTGAAGGGCGCGAGCACGAAGAACACGAGATCGCCCTTGAGATTCCACAGGATTTCGCCCTCGCGGGCGGATGGTCACCTACGGGGCCGCATTCGTGGAGTGCTCCAAATTTCGACACTCTGGCCGATTGCCCCTTTATCGTTTCGAACGCCTTAAAGCACCGCGATTACGAAGTAGCCGGAACCAAGTTCAACCTCTGGTTCATGGGCTGGAAAGACATTCCGTGGGATAAGATCATGCCGGCGTTCAAGGCGTTTACCCGCAACCAGATCGAAGCCTTTGGCGCCATGACGGTCGAGGAGTATCACTTTCTGTATGAGATCCTTCCGACGAAGAAATATCACGGCGTTGAACACTTGAATTCCACCGTTATCGTACTGGGTCCGGAAAAGGAAATGGAAAGTGACGAAGACCTCTGGGAAAACTTTCTCGGGGTATCATCGCACGAGCTCTATCATACCTGGAACATAAAGAGTATTCGTCCGGCCGAAATGCTTCCTTACGATCTCACTCAGGAACAGTATTTCGAAACAGGTTACGTAGCAGAGGGAGTGACTACCTATAAAGGCGATCTTTGGCTCGCTCAGAGTGGTGTATTCAATTGGAATCAGTTCAAGAATACGCAAGAGCAAAACTTGCAGCGTCACAGCGATACCTCAGGC contains:
- the lpdA gene encoding dihydrolipoyl dehydrogenase; this encodes MDFDLIVLGSGPGGYVAAIRASQLGLKTAVIEKENLGGVCLNWGCIPTKALIKSANVFDYLKHAEDYGLKVDGYDKDFSAVIGRSRDVANGMSKGVEFLMKKNKIEVINGTGVVKPSKKIEVTDADGNAKTVSAKNIIIATGARSRQLPSLPQDGKKIIGYREAMTREKQPEKMVVVGSGAIGVEFAYVYASMGTEVTIVEYMDNIVPVEDEEVSKQLARSFKKAGINIMTSAEVTSVDTSGKACKVNVKNKKGEEVLDADVVLSAVGVQANIENIGLEEVGIATDKGKIMVNDYYETNIPGYFAIGDCVPGQALAHVASAEGIICVEKIAGENPQPLDYNNIPGCTYCSPEVASVGYTEKAAKEAGYEIKVGKFPFSASGKAKAAGHADGFVKVIFDAKYGEWLGCHMIGANVTEMIAEAVAARKLETTGHELIKTVHPHPTMSEAVMEAAAAAYGEVIHL
- a CDS encoding M61 family metallopeptidase — encoded protein: MHYTFRCPNVTDHYLHIELEIDDPGDGDLFLQLPAWRPGRYELQNFAKNVRSVRALRADGQPLPIKKIGKDRWHIRPQAEIYISIHYQYYANQLDAGGTFIDNDQWYINPCTCCMYVEGREHEEHEIALEIPQDFALAGGWSPTGPHSWSAPNFDTLADCPFIVSNALKHRDYEVAGTKFNLWFMGWKDIPWDKIMPAFKAFTRNQIEAFGAMTVEEYHFLYEILPTKKYHGVEHLNSTVIVLGPEKEMESDEDLWENFLGVSSHELYHTWNIKSIRPAEMLPYDLTQEQYFETGYVAEGVTTYKGDLWLAQSGVFNWNQFKNTQEQNLQRHSDTSGNLYTSVAESSFDLWLDGYALGVPNRKVSIYSEGALISLMLDLIIRKNTEGQRGLEHVMRRLYHEFALHGKGYTTDDYRELCRLEGGGLVDTIFARHVYGLGYYWDSLDPLLNAVGLKRVEVEHETLAMNRFGIRAFKKGEVIVPTEIWPGSIAHKAGLEPDAEIIKVNGEILKDTLSDVLEKFIDEEIELTVRNAMKTKALKMKADERRFFPKQRIRKIQDATDEQKSLFEKWCGLIF